A single window of Salvia splendens isolate huo1 chromosome 6, SspV2, whole genome shotgun sequence DNA harbors:
- the LOC121806505 gene encoding cytochrome c oxidase subunit 6b-1-like: MADVDASKPPSLAEDYLLVEKNQNMVVAEDTVQKEKPSAVEATNVASEESKDSNSVGDSADSAPSEESSDNAESGDTAEQEAEETPEIKLETAPADFRFPTTNQTRHCFTRYIEYHRCIAAKGEEAPECDKFAKYYRSLCPGEWVDRWNEQRENGTFPGPL; the protein is encoded by the exons ATGGCCGACGTTGACGCTTCAAAGCCCCCATCATTAGCTGAG GATTATTTACTGGTTGAGAAAAACCAAAACATGGTCGTGGCTGAGGACACTGTTCAAAAGGAAAAGCCTAGTGCTGTTGAAGCCACAAATGTTGCTAGCGAAGAAAGTAAGGACTCCAATTCAGTTGGTGACAGTGCCGACTCAGCTCCCAGTGAGGAAAGCAGCGACAATGCTGAATCTGGAGACACAGCTGAACAAGAAGCTGAAGAAACTCCTGAGATAAAG CTTGAGACTGCACCAGCAGACTTTCGTTTCCCTACTACCAACCAAACCAGACACTGCTTCACCAGATATATAGAGTATCATCG GTGCATTGCAGCAAAAGGTGAAGAAGCACCTGAGTGTGACAAATTTGCTAAGTATTATCGCTCTCTTTGCCCCGGTGAATGG GTCGATAGATGGAATGAGCAAAGGGAAAATGGCACTTTTCCAGGCCCTCTGTAA
- the LOC121806295 gene encoding O-fucosyltransferase 7-like isoform X4: MRHMRYHRYGAPLFRTRPCSRQVAYRCILQASCARNRAPKTEPREKLDEGICSAAVVEGSCHCSQAPPESRGYLLVHANGGLNQMRAGICDMVAIARLINATLVIPELDKRSFWQDSSNFSDVFDESHFINSLAGDVKIIKKLPKELANATRAVKHFRSWSGVDYYEQEIASMWEDYKVIRAAKSDSRLANNNLPPDIQKLRCRACYEALRFAPQIESMGKLLVERMRSYGHYIALHLRFEKDMLAFSGCTHDLSPEEAEELKTIRENMTWWKIKDIDPVEQRTKGYCPLTPKEVGLFLSTLGFPSSTPVYVAAGEIYGGESRMADLKIRYPIIMNKEKLASVEELEPFNNHASQMAALDYIVSVESDIFIPTYSGNMAKAVEGHRRFLGHRKTISPDRKALVRLFDKINGGTMKEGKNLSNRVVDIHRGRQGSPRKRKGPLTGTKGTDRFRSEEAFYVNPLPDCLCQMEPAAHENTTFIIK, encoded by the exons ATGCGCCATATGCGCTATCACCGTTATGGCGCTCCTCTCTTCCGTACACGTCCATGTAGTCGCCAAGTTGCCTACCGATGCATCCTACAAGCTTCCTGCG CACGAAACCGGGCGCCAAAAACTGAGCCGAGAGAGAAGCTGGATGAAGGAATTTGCTCGGCCGCAGTTGTTGAAGGCTCCTGTCACTGCTCACAAG CTCCTCCAGAATCTCGTGGTTACCTACTTGTACATGCAAATGGTGGTCTTAATCAAATGAGAGCAGGG ATATGTGATATGGTTGCTATTGCACGCCTGATAAATGCTACGCTTGTGATTCCTGAGCTGGACAAACGCTCATTTTGGCAAGATTCTAG CAACTTCTCTGATGTCTTTGACGAATCCCATTTTATCAATTCTTTAGCTGGTGatgtaaaaattataaaaaagctTCCCAAGGAATTGGCAAATGCCACTAGGGCAGTGAAGCATTTCAGAAGTTGGTCTGGGGTAGATTATTATGAACAAGAGATAGCAAGCATGTGGGAAGATTACAAG GTGATCCGAGCAGCAAAATCTGATTCTCGGTTGGCAAACAATAACCTGCCCCCTGACATTCAGAAACTACGATGTCGTGCATGCTACGAAGCCCTTCGCTTTGCTCCTCAAATTGAAAGTATGGGGAAG TTGTTGGTAGAGCGAATGAGGTCATATGGTCATTACATTGCTTTGCATTTACGGTTTGAAAAGGACATGCTTGCTTTCAGTGGCTGTACCCATGATTTATCCCCAGAAGAGGCTGAGGAGCTAAAGACTATTAG AGAGAATATGACTTGGtggaaaataaaagatattGATCCGGTAGAACAGAGAACCAAAGGGTATTGTCCTCTAACTCCAAAAGAGGTTGGATTATTTCTTAGTACTCTTGGTTTCCCATCAAGTACCCCGGTGTATGTTGCGGCGGGAGAAATATATGGAGGTGAATCTCGTATGGCTGATCTGAAGATTAGATATCCTATAATAATGAACAAG GAAAAGTTAGCATCTGTGGAGGAATTAGAGCCATTCAACAACCATGCATCACAGATGGCTGCACTTGACTACATCGTCTCAGTTGAAAGTGATATTTTCATCCCGACGTATTCTGGCAATATGGCAAAGGCAGTTGAGGGCCATCGTCGATTTCTAGGTCACAGAAAAACAATTTCTCCAGACAG GAAAGCACTTGTTCGACTGTTCGACAAAATTAACGGGGGAACAATGAAAGAAGGCAAAAATTTGTCAAATAGAGTTGTTGATATTCACAGGGGGAG GCAAGGATCTCCGAGGAAGAGAAAGGGCCCACTAACCGGAACAAAGGGAACGGATAGGTTTCGTTCTGAGGAGGCGTTCTATGTGAACCCTCTACCAGATTGTTTATGTCAGATGGAACCTGCTGCACATGAGAATACTACTTTTATTATCAAATAG
- the LOC121806295 gene encoding O-fucosyltransferase 7-like isoform X2, protein MPLLSKRRWRTLLFLRCLLTCAICAITVMALLSSVHVHVVAKLPTDASYKLPAHETGRQKLSRERSWMKEFARPQLLKAPVTAHKLGGGANTSLNLDKLWKQPPNRDYVPCIKPSSSYKTPPESRGYLLVHANGGLNQMRAGICDMVAIARLINATLVIPELDKRSFWQDSSNFSDVFDESHFINSLAGDVKIIKKLPKELANATRAVKHFRSWSGVDYYEQEIASMWEDYKVIRAAKSDSRLANNNLPPDIQKLRCRACYEALRFAPQIESMGKLLVERMRSYGHYIALHLRFEKDMLAFSGCTHDLSPEEAEELKTIRENMTWWKIKDIDPVEQRTKGYCPLTPKEVGLFLSTLGFPSSTPVYVAAGEIYGGESRMADLKIRYPIIMNKEKLASVEELEPFNNHASQMAALDYIVSVESDIFIPTYSGNMAKAVEGHRRFLGHRKTISPDRKALVRLFDKINGGTMKEGKNLSNRVVDIHRGRQGSPRKRKGPLTGTKGTDRFRSEEAFYVNPLPDCLCQMEPAAHENTTFIIK, encoded by the exons ATGCCGCTGCTCTCTAAACGGAGGTGGCGCACTCTTCTCTTCCTCAGGTGCCTGCTAACATGCGCCATATGCGCTATCACCGTTATGGCGCTCCTCTCTTCCGTACACGTCCATGTAGTCGCCAAGTTGCCTACCGATGCATCCTACAAGCTTCCTGCG CACGAAACCGGGCGCCAAAAACTGAGCCGAGAGAGAAGCTGGATGAAGGAATTTGCTCGGCCGCAGTTGTTGAAGGCTCCTGTCACTGCTCACAAG TTGGGCGGCGGCGCAAATACAAGTTTGAATTTGGACAAGTTGTGGAAGCAACCACCTAATAGAGACTATGTACCTTGTATTAAACCAAGTTCATCTTATAAAA CTCCTCCAGAATCTCGTGGTTACCTACTTGTACATGCAAATGGTGGTCTTAATCAAATGAGAGCAGGG ATATGTGATATGGTTGCTATTGCACGCCTGATAAATGCTACGCTTGTGATTCCTGAGCTGGACAAACGCTCATTTTGGCAAGATTCTAG CAACTTCTCTGATGTCTTTGACGAATCCCATTTTATCAATTCTTTAGCTGGTGatgtaaaaattataaaaaagctTCCCAAGGAATTGGCAAATGCCACTAGGGCAGTGAAGCATTTCAGAAGTTGGTCTGGGGTAGATTATTATGAACAAGAGATAGCAAGCATGTGGGAAGATTACAAG GTGATCCGAGCAGCAAAATCTGATTCTCGGTTGGCAAACAATAACCTGCCCCCTGACATTCAGAAACTACGATGTCGTGCATGCTACGAAGCCCTTCGCTTTGCTCCTCAAATTGAAAGTATGGGGAAG TTGTTGGTAGAGCGAATGAGGTCATATGGTCATTACATTGCTTTGCATTTACGGTTTGAAAAGGACATGCTTGCTTTCAGTGGCTGTACCCATGATTTATCCCCAGAAGAGGCTGAGGAGCTAAAGACTATTAG AGAGAATATGACTTGGtggaaaataaaagatattGATCCGGTAGAACAGAGAACCAAAGGGTATTGTCCTCTAACTCCAAAAGAGGTTGGATTATTTCTTAGTACTCTTGGTTTCCCATCAAGTACCCCGGTGTATGTTGCGGCGGGAGAAATATATGGAGGTGAATCTCGTATGGCTGATCTGAAGATTAGATATCCTATAATAATGAACAAG GAAAAGTTAGCATCTGTGGAGGAATTAGAGCCATTCAACAACCATGCATCACAGATGGCTGCACTTGACTACATCGTCTCAGTTGAAAGTGATATTTTCATCCCGACGTATTCTGGCAATATGGCAAAGGCAGTTGAGGGCCATCGTCGATTTCTAGGTCACAGAAAAACAATTTCTCCAGACAG GAAAGCACTTGTTCGACTGTTCGACAAAATTAACGGGGGAACAATGAAAGAAGGCAAAAATTTGTCAAATAGAGTTGTTGATATTCACAGGGGGAG GCAAGGATCTCCGAGGAAGAGAAAGGGCCCACTAACCGGAACAAAGGGAACGGATAGGTTTCGTTCTGAGGAGGCGTTCTATGTGAACCCTCTACCAGATTGTTTATGTCAGATGGAACCTGCTGCACATGAGAATACTACTTTTATTATCAAATAG
- the LOC121806295 gene encoding O-fucosyltransferase 7-like isoform X1, with protein sequence MPLLSKRRWRTLLFLRCLLTCAICAITVMALLSSVHVHVVAKLPTDASYKLPAQHETGRQKLSRERSWMKEFARPQLLKAPVTAHKLGGGANTSLNLDKLWKQPPNRDYVPCIKPSSSYKTPPESRGYLLVHANGGLNQMRAGICDMVAIARLINATLVIPELDKRSFWQDSSNFSDVFDESHFINSLAGDVKIIKKLPKELANATRAVKHFRSWSGVDYYEQEIASMWEDYKVIRAAKSDSRLANNNLPPDIQKLRCRACYEALRFAPQIESMGKLLVERMRSYGHYIALHLRFEKDMLAFSGCTHDLSPEEAEELKTIRENMTWWKIKDIDPVEQRTKGYCPLTPKEVGLFLSTLGFPSSTPVYVAAGEIYGGESRMADLKIRYPIIMNKEKLASVEELEPFNNHASQMAALDYIVSVESDIFIPTYSGNMAKAVEGHRRFLGHRKTISPDRKALVRLFDKINGGTMKEGKNLSNRVVDIHRGRQGSPRKRKGPLTGTKGTDRFRSEEAFYVNPLPDCLCQMEPAAHENTTFIIK encoded by the exons ATGCCGCTGCTCTCTAAACGGAGGTGGCGCACTCTTCTCTTCCTCAGGTGCCTGCTAACATGCGCCATATGCGCTATCACCGTTATGGCGCTCCTCTCTTCCGTACACGTCCATGTAGTCGCCAAGTTGCCTACCGATGCATCCTACAAGCTTCCTGCG CAGCACGAAACCGGGCGCCAAAAACTGAGCCGAGAGAGAAGCTGGATGAAGGAATTTGCTCGGCCGCAGTTGTTGAAGGCTCCTGTCACTGCTCACAAG TTGGGCGGCGGCGCAAATACAAGTTTGAATTTGGACAAGTTGTGGAAGCAACCACCTAATAGAGACTATGTACCTTGTATTAAACCAAGTTCATCTTATAAAA CTCCTCCAGAATCTCGTGGTTACCTACTTGTACATGCAAATGGTGGTCTTAATCAAATGAGAGCAGGG ATATGTGATATGGTTGCTATTGCACGCCTGATAAATGCTACGCTTGTGATTCCTGAGCTGGACAAACGCTCATTTTGGCAAGATTCTAG CAACTTCTCTGATGTCTTTGACGAATCCCATTTTATCAATTCTTTAGCTGGTGatgtaaaaattataaaaaagctTCCCAAGGAATTGGCAAATGCCACTAGGGCAGTGAAGCATTTCAGAAGTTGGTCTGGGGTAGATTATTATGAACAAGAGATAGCAAGCATGTGGGAAGATTACAAG GTGATCCGAGCAGCAAAATCTGATTCTCGGTTGGCAAACAATAACCTGCCCCCTGACATTCAGAAACTACGATGTCGTGCATGCTACGAAGCCCTTCGCTTTGCTCCTCAAATTGAAAGTATGGGGAAG TTGTTGGTAGAGCGAATGAGGTCATATGGTCATTACATTGCTTTGCATTTACGGTTTGAAAAGGACATGCTTGCTTTCAGTGGCTGTACCCATGATTTATCCCCAGAAGAGGCTGAGGAGCTAAAGACTATTAG AGAGAATATGACTTGGtggaaaataaaagatattGATCCGGTAGAACAGAGAACCAAAGGGTATTGTCCTCTAACTCCAAAAGAGGTTGGATTATTTCTTAGTACTCTTGGTTTCCCATCAAGTACCCCGGTGTATGTTGCGGCGGGAGAAATATATGGAGGTGAATCTCGTATGGCTGATCTGAAGATTAGATATCCTATAATAATGAACAAG GAAAAGTTAGCATCTGTGGAGGAATTAGAGCCATTCAACAACCATGCATCACAGATGGCTGCACTTGACTACATCGTCTCAGTTGAAAGTGATATTTTCATCCCGACGTATTCTGGCAATATGGCAAAGGCAGTTGAGGGCCATCGTCGATTTCTAGGTCACAGAAAAACAATTTCTCCAGACAG GAAAGCACTTGTTCGACTGTTCGACAAAATTAACGGGGGAACAATGAAAGAAGGCAAAAATTTGTCAAATAGAGTTGTTGATATTCACAGGGGGAG GCAAGGATCTCCGAGGAAGAGAAAGGGCCCACTAACCGGAACAAAGGGAACGGATAGGTTTCGTTCTGAGGAGGCGTTCTATGTGAACCCTCTACCAGATTGTTTATGTCAGATGGAACCTGCTGCACATGAGAATACTACTTTTATTATCAAATAG
- the LOC121806295 gene encoding O-fucosyltransferase 7-like isoform X3 — translation MRHMRYHRYGAPLFRTRPCSRQVAYRCILQASCAARNRAPKTEPREKLDEGICSAAVVEGSCHCSQAPPESRGYLLVHANGGLNQMRAGICDMVAIARLINATLVIPELDKRSFWQDSSNFSDVFDESHFINSLAGDVKIIKKLPKELANATRAVKHFRSWSGVDYYEQEIASMWEDYKVIRAAKSDSRLANNNLPPDIQKLRCRACYEALRFAPQIESMGKLLVERMRSYGHYIALHLRFEKDMLAFSGCTHDLSPEEAEELKTIRENMTWWKIKDIDPVEQRTKGYCPLTPKEVGLFLSTLGFPSSTPVYVAAGEIYGGESRMADLKIRYPIIMNKEKLASVEELEPFNNHASQMAALDYIVSVESDIFIPTYSGNMAKAVEGHRRFLGHRKTISPDRKALVRLFDKINGGTMKEGKNLSNRVVDIHRGRQGSPRKRKGPLTGTKGTDRFRSEEAFYVNPLPDCLCQMEPAAHENTTFIIK, via the exons ATGCGCCATATGCGCTATCACCGTTATGGCGCTCCTCTCTTCCGTACACGTCCATGTAGTCGCCAAGTTGCCTACCGATGCATCCTACAAGCTTCCTGCG CAGCACGAAACCGGGCGCCAAAAACTGAGCCGAGAGAGAAGCTGGATGAAGGAATTTGCTCGGCCGCAGTTGTTGAAGGCTCCTGTCACTGCTCACAAG CTCCTCCAGAATCTCGTGGTTACCTACTTGTACATGCAAATGGTGGTCTTAATCAAATGAGAGCAGGG ATATGTGATATGGTTGCTATTGCACGCCTGATAAATGCTACGCTTGTGATTCCTGAGCTGGACAAACGCTCATTTTGGCAAGATTCTAG CAACTTCTCTGATGTCTTTGACGAATCCCATTTTATCAATTCTTTAGCTGGTGatgtaaaaattataaaaaagctTCCCAAGGAATTGGCAAATGCCACTAGGGCAGTGAAGCATTTCAGAAGTTGGTCTGGGGTAGATTATTATGAACAAGAGATAGCAAGCATGTGGGAAGATTACAAG GTGATCCGAGCAGCAAAATCTGATTCTCGGTTGGCAAACAATAACCTGCCCCCTGACATTCAGAAACTACGATGTCGTGCATGCTACGAAGCCCTTCGCTTTGCTCCTCAAATTGAAAGTATGGGGAAG TTGTTGGTAGAGCGAATGAGGTCATATGGTCATTACATTGCTTTGCATTTACGGTTTGAAAAGGACATGCTTGCTTTCAGTGGCTGTACCCATGATTTATCCCCAGAAGAGGCTGAGGAGCTAAAGACTATTAG AGAGAATATGACTTGGtggaaaataaaagatattGATCCGGTAGAACAGAGAACCAAAGGGTATTGTCCTCTAACTCCAAAAGAGGTTGGATTATTTCTTAGTACTCTTGGTTTCCCATCAAGTACCCCGGTGTATGTTGCGGCGGGAGAAATATATGGAGGTGAATCTCGTATGGCTGATCTGAAGATTAGATATCCTATAATAATGAACAAG GAAAAGTTAGCATCTGTGGAGGAATTAGAGCCATTCAACAACCATGCATCACAGATGGCTGCACTTGACTACATCGTCTCAGTTGAAAGTGATATTTTCATCCCGACGTATTCTGGCAATATGGCAAAGGCAGTTGAGGGCCATCGTCGATTTCTAGGTCACAGAAAAACAATTTCTCCAGACAG GAAAGCACTTGTTCGACTGTTCGACAAAATTAACGGGGGAACAATGAAAGAAGGCAAAAATTTGTCAAATAGAGTTGTTGATATTCACAGGGGGAG GCAAGGATCTCCGAGGAAGAGAAAGGGCCCACTAACCGGAACAAAGGGAACGGATAGGTTTCGTTCTGAGGAGGCGTTCTATGTGAACCCTCTACCAGATTGTTTATGTCAGATGGAACCTGCTGCACATGAGAATACTACTTTTATTATCAAATAG
- the LOC121806295 gene encoding O-fucosyltransferase 7-like isoform X5, with the protein MRAGICDMVAIARLINATLVIPELDKRSFWQDSSNFSDVFDESHFINSLAGDVKIIKKLPKELANATRAVKHFRSWSGVDYYEQEIASMWEDYKVIRAAKSDSRLANNNLPPDIQKLRCRACYEALRFAPQIESMGKLLVERMRSYGHYIALHLRFEKDMLAFSGCTHDLSPEEAEELKTIRENMTWWKIKDIDPVEQRTKGYCPLTPKEVGLFLSTLGFPSSTPVYVAAGEIYGGESRMADLKIRYPIIMNKEKLASVEELEPFNNHASQMAALDYIVSVESDIFIPTYSGNMAKAVEGHRRFLGHRKTISPDRKALVRLFDKINGGTMKEGKNLSNRVVDIHRGRQGSPRKRKGPLTGTKGTDRFRSEEAFYVNPLPDCLCQMEPAAHENTTFIIK; encoded by the exons ATGAGAGCAGGG ATATGTGATATGGTTGCTATTGCACGCCTGATAAATGCTACGCTTGTGATTCCTGAGCTGGACAAACGCTCATTTTGGCAAGATTCTAG CAACTTCTCTGATGTCTTTGACGAATCCCATTTTATCAATTCTTTAGCTGGTGatgtaaaaattataaaaaagctTCCCAAGGAATTGGCAAATGCCACTAGGGCAGTGAAGCATTTCAGAAGTTGGTCTGGGGTAGATTATTATGAACAAGAGATAGCAAGCATGTGGGAAGATTACAAG GTGATCCGAGCAGCAAAATCTGATTCTCGGTTGGCAAACAATAACCTGCCCCCTGACATTCAGAAACTACGATGTCGTGCATGCTACGAAGCCCTTCGCTTTGCTCCTCAAATTGAAAGTATGGGGAAG TTGTTGGTAGAGCGAATGAGGTCATATGGTCATTACATTGCTTTGCATTTACGGTTTGAAAAGGACATGCTTGCTTTCAGTGGCTGTACCCATGATTTATCCCCAGAAGAGGCTGAGGAGCTAAAGACTATTAG AGAGAATATGACTTGGtggaaaataaaagatattGATCCGGTAGAACAGAGAACCAAAGGGTATTGTCCTCTAACTCCAAAAGAGGTTGGATTATTTCTTAGTACTCTTGGTTTCCCATCAAGTACCCCGGTGTATGTTGCGGCGGGAGAAATATATGGAGGTGAATCTCGTATGGCTGATCTGAAGATTAGATATCCTATAATAATGAACAAG GAAAAGTTAGCATCTGTGGAGGAATTAGAGCCATTCAACAACCATGCATCACAGATGGCTGCACTTGACTACATCGTCTCAGTTGAAAGTGATATTTTCATCCCGACGTATTCTGGCAATATGGCAAAGGCAGTTGAGGGCCATCGTCGATTTCTAGGTCACAGAAAAACAATTTCTCCAGACAG GAAAGCACTTGTTCGACTGTTCGACAAAATTAACGGGGGAACAATGAAAGAAGGCAAAAATTTGTCAAATAGAGTTGTTGATATTCACAGGGGGAG GCAAGGATCTCCGAGGAAGAGAAAGGGCCCACTAACCGGAACAAAGGGAACGGATAGGTTTCGTTCTGAGGAGGCGTTCTATGTGAACCCTCTACCAGATTGTTTATGTCAGATGGAACCTGCTGCACATGAGAATACTACTTTTATTATCAAATAG
- the LOC121806556 gene encoding protein MAINTENANCE OF PSII UNDER HIGH LIGHT 1-like isoform X1, translating into MSCFTSAAIFSPGNSCSISTSASLLFNKSQPKKRQNLQYGLRIRASSADDADDCNEEECAPDKEVGKVSMEWVAREETRVIGTFPPRKKGWTGYVEKDTAGQTNIYSVEPAVYIAESAISSGTAGSSSEGAENTAAIIAGIALISVAAASSVLLQVGKKPAVVQTVEYSGSSLSYYINKFTPPVVQQTVEVSAPPVAEEASTPVQTETSVAEVSQSKPEVQADDSLPPPQGPDAF; encoded by the exons ATGTCATGTTTTACTTCCGCTGCCATATTTTCACCTG GCAACAGCTGCAGCATCTCTACATCAGCAAGTCTACTATTCAATAAATCCCAGCCAAAAAAGAGGCAGAATTTGCAATATGGTTTAAGGATCAGGGCTTCTTCTGCAGATGATGCCGATGACTGCAATGAAGAAGAATGTGCCCCTGATAAAGAG GTTGGAAAAGTGAGCATGGAATGGGTAGCTCGTGAGGAAACTAGAGTGATTGGTACCTTTCCACCGCGAAAAAAGGGATGGACCGGATATGTAGAGAAGGACACAGCTGGCCAGACCAACATATATTCTGTTGAG CCTGCAGTTTACATAGCAGAAAGTGCAATCAGTTCTGGAACTGCAGGTTCATCGTCGGAGGGAGCGGAGAATACGGCAGCCATCATTGCAGGCATTGCCCTAATCTCAGTCGCTGCTGCTTCGTCAGTTCTTCTCCAAGTAGGCAAGAAGCCAGCGGTGGTGCAGACTGTCGAATACTCGGGCTCGTCTCTCAGCTACTACATCAACAAGTTTACGCCTCCGGTGGTGCAGCAGACCGTTGAAGTCTCTGCGCCCCCTGTGGCTGAAGAAGCCTCAACACCTGTGCAAACGGAAACCTCCGTTGCAGAGGTCTCTCAGTCTAAGCCTGAGGTTCAGGCCGACGACTCTCTGCCGCCTCCACAAGGTCCTGACGCGTTTTAG
- the LOC121806556 gene encoding protein MAINTENANCE OF PSII UNDER HIGH LIGHT 1-like isoform X2 — MDDFYVNCNSCSISTSASLLFNKSQPKKRQNLQYGLRIRASSADDADDCNEEECAPDKEVGKVSMEWVAREETRVIGTFPPRKKGWTGYVEKDTAGQTNIYSVEPAVYIAESAISSGTAGSSSEGAENTAAIIAGIALISVAAASSVLLQVGKKPAVVQTVEYSGSSLSYYINKFTPPVVQQTVEVSAPPVAEEASTPVQTETSVAEVSQSKPEVQADDSLPPPQGPDAF; from the exons ATGGATGATTTTTATGTCAATT GCAACAGCTGCAGCATCTCTACATCAGCAAGTCTACTATTCAATAAATCCCAGCCAAAAAAGAGGCAGAATTTGCAATATGGTTTAAGGATCAGGGCTTCTTCTGCAGATGATGCCGATGACTGCAATGAAGAAGAATGTGCCCCTGATAAAGAG GTTGGAAAAGTGAGCATGGAATGGGTAGCTCGTGAGGAAACTAGAGTGATTGGTACCTTTCCACCGCGAAAAAAGGGATGGACCGGATATGTAGAGAAGGACACAGCTGGCCAGACCAACATATATTCTGTTGAG CCTGCAGTTTACATAGCAGAAAGTGCAATCAGTTCTGGAACTGCAGGTTCATCGTCGGAGGGAGCGGAGAATACGGCAGCCATCATTGCAGGCATTGCCCTAATCTCAGTCGCTGCTGCTTCGTCAGTTCTTCTCCAAGTAGGCAAGAAGCCAGCGGTGGTGCAGACTGTCGAATACTCGGGCTCGTCTCTCAGCTACTACATCAACAAGTTTACGCCTCCGGTGGTGCAGCAGACCGTTGAAGTCTCTGCGCCCCCTGTGGCTGAAGAAGCCTCAACACCTGTGCAAACGGAAACCTCCGTTGCAGAGGTCTCTCAGTCTAAGCCTGAGGTTCAGGCCGACGACTCTCTGCCGCCTCCACAAGGTCCTGACGCGTTTTAG